The Glycine max cultivar Williams 82 chromosome 12, Glycine_max_v4.0, whole genome shotgun sequence genome window below encodes:
- the LOC100789011 gene encoding uncharacterized protein isoform X1, which yields MHETKWRDSGFKQFKFMDPTVSISSRKRPNSDPMKRRVMGDGLESISEASCRPEVELGELKQNIESKKRQYHNMDLQSSLTQEIFQLQKRLQQQFVIRRALEKACYVPFSQDATIENSIPKAAKELIKEIGILELEVVYLEQYLLSLYRKRFDQQISTLSTKERRLELASDTKQGTSAVPGNDAISDKEISVVHCSNVISPRNSSGFKLKEFNNQLEAETGLDSSIHRCHSALSQRTTCSIEASPGNIETKAAIDSYHSLPLSMLEQAQCAKSSSTSLAEHLGSSYVDNVPETPNWLSEEMIKCISAIYCELTEPTSLGHKNASSPISFPSSGNELSSQSQGSKWGSQWKKHSSFNLNSTNPFHVRGSKEFSGTYCSMIRIQQLCTDSQKLKEIEYMLRRFRSLVSRLEDVNPRNMKHEEKLAFWINVHNSLAMHALLIYGISANNVKRMSSVLKAAYNIGGHTISVDLIQNFILGCRLPRPGQWLRLWFPSMTKPKVRDARKGYAIHRPEPLLLFALCSGSHSDPAVRLYTSKRVFEELQCAKEEYIQSTITISKEQKIVLPKMVDSFAKTSGLGASDLMEMVKPYLPDSQRKSIQEFQSKTSWKSIELTPHNFTFHYLISTELAW from the exons ATGCATGAAACAAAATGGCGCGATTCTGGTTTCAAGCAATTCAAGTTCATGGATCCAACCGTTTCAATTTCAAGTCGCAAGCGCCCCAACAG TGACCCAATGAAAAGGAGAGTCATGGGAGATGGATTAGAGAGCATCAGTGAAGCTTCTTGTCGGCCTGAAGTG GAGCTGGGGGAACTAAAGCAAAACATTGAATCCAAGAAGAGGCAATATCATAATATGGATCTTCAAAGTTCTTTGACTCAAGAG ATTTTTCAGCTTCAAAAACGGTTACAGCAACAATTTGTGATACGACGTGCATTAGAGAAAGCATGTTATGTGCCTTTTTCACAGGATGCTACAATAGAAAATTCAATACCCAAG GCTGCAAAGGAACTGATTAAGGAAATTGGAATATTAGAATTAGAAGTTGTGTATTTGGAACAATACTTACTCTCTTTGTATCGGAAAAGATTTGATCAACAAATTTCAACTCTATCAACCAAGGAAAGAAGATTGGAATTAGCTTCAGACACTAAACAAGGAACATCTGCAGTGCCTGGCAATGATGCTATCTCTGACAAAGAAATTTCAGTTGTGCACTGTAGTAATGTCATTTCACCCAGAAATTCATCTGGGTTTAAGCTTAAGGAATTCAATAACCAGTTGGAAGCCGAAACTGGTTTAGACTCTAGTATTCATCGATGTCACTCTGCACTATCTCAACGAACAACATGCTCAATTGAAGCATCTCCTGGGAACATTGAGACTAAAGCTGCGATTGACTCTTACCATTCTCTACCATTATCCATGTTAGAG CAAGCTCAGTGTGCTAAATCCAGTTCAACCAGCCTGGCAGAGCATCTTGGGAGTAGCTATGTTGATAATGTTCCAGAAACACCAAATTGGCTTTCTGAGGAGATGATTAAGTGTATATCAGCTATATATTGTGAACTTACAGAGCCTACTTCACTTGGTCATAAAAATGCTTCATCCCCTATTTCATTCCCATCTTCTGGTAACGAGTTATCTTCACAGAGTCAGGGTAGTAAGTGGGGATCACAATGGAAGAAGCATTCATCCTTCAATTTAAACTCCACTAACCCTTTCCATGTCAGAGGGTCCAAAGAATTTAGTGGAACTTATTGCTCAATGATAAGGATACAACAATTATGCACAGATagccagaaattaaaagaaattgagTACATGCTACGAAGATTTAG GTCACTTGTTTCTCGGCTGGAAGATGTTAATCCTAGAAATATGAAGCATGAAGAAAAGCTTGCCTTTTGGATTAACGTGCACAATTCCTTGGCAATGCAT GCCTTATTAATTTATGGAATTTCAGCCAACAATGTTAAAAGAATGTCTTCGGTACTGAAG GCCGCATATAACATTGGGGGACATACTATAAGTGTAGACCTGATACAGAACTTCATTCTGGGATGCAGATTGCCTCGCCCAGGACAG tgGTTGCGGTTGTGGTTTCCTTCAATGACAAAACCAAAGGTTAGAGATGCAAGAAAAGGATATGCCATACATCGTCCAGAGCCTTTATTACTATTTGCTCTTTGCTCAGGAAGCCATTCTGATCCTGCG GTACGTTTGTACACATCCAAGCGAGTCTTTGAGGAGCTACAATGTGCCAAGGAGGAATACATTCAGTCTACCATCACCATAAGCAAGGAACAGAAAATAGTTCTTCCAAAGATGGTTGATTCCTTTGCAAAAACTTCAGGTCTAGGAGCATCTGATTTGATGGAGATGGTTAAGCCTTATCTACCCGATTCTCAAAGGAAGAGCATTCAAGAGTTTCAATCAAAGACAAGCTGGAAAAGCATTGAATTAACCCCTCATAACTTCACTTTCCATTACTTGATTTCAACGGAACTAGCTTGGTAA
- the LOC100789718 gene encoding uncharacterized protein has translation MGNICASTQYASKGGNHSWQSTVNIVHIDGKLQQLKEPIKAWQVLSENPNCYICCSESMYVGSPMPPLAPSEELQLGLIYFLVPIPKSRIPLSLQDLGALAIKANAALAAATPNYSYPILKPNSQKKFRTHPTLSNVSLVYSH, from the coding sequence ATGGGAAACATTTGTGCATCAACTCAATACGCAAGCAAAGGTGGAAACCATAGTTGGCAATCCACGGTGAACATAGTTCACATAGATGGAAAGTTGCAACAATTGAAGGAGCCTATTAAGGCATGGCAAGTGTTGTCTGAGAACCCAAACTGCTACATATGCTGCTCAGAATCCATGTATGTTGGGTCACCAATGCCTCCTTTGGCTCCAAGTGAAGAGCTTCAATTGGGTCTCATATACTTCCTTGTTCCAATTCCCAAATCACGAATCCCACTTTCTCTGCAGGACTTGGGAGCACTAGCCATCAAGGCTAATGCAGCTCTTGCTGCTGCAACACCTAATTATAGCTACCCTATCTTAAAACCCAATTCACAAAAAAAGTTCCGTACGCACCCTACTCTTTCTAACGTTTCTCTGGTGTATTCCCATTAG
- the LOC100789011 gene encoding uncharacterized protein isoform X4: MKRRVMGDGLESISEASCRPEVELGELKQNIESKKRQYHNMDLQSSLTQEIFQLQKRLQQQFVIRRALEKACYVPFSQDATIENSIPKAAKELIKEIGILELEVVYLEQYLLSLYRKRFDQQISTLSTKERRLELASDTKQGTSAVPGNDAISDKEISVVHCSNVISPRNSSGFKLKEFNNQLEAETGLDSSIHRCHSALSQRTTCSIEASPGNIETKAAIDSYHSLPLSMLEQAQCAKSSSTSLAEHLGSSYVDNVPETPNWLSEEMIKCISAIYCELTEPTSLGHKNASSPISFPSSGNELSSQSQGSKWGSQWKKHSSFNLNSTNPFHVRGSKEFSGTYCSMIRIQQLCTDSQKLKEIEYMLRRFRSLVSRLEDVNPRNMKHEEKLAFWINVHNSLAMHALLIYGISANNVKRMSSVLKAAYNIGGHTISVDLIQNFILGCRLPRPGQWLRLWFPSMTKPKVRDARKGYAIHRPEPLLLFALCSGSHSDPAVRLYTSKRVFEELQCAKEEYIQSTITISKEQKIVLPKMVDSFAKTSGLGASDLMEMVKPYLPDSQRKSIQEFQSKTSWKSIELTPHNFTFHYLISTELAW, translated from the exons ATGAAAAGGAGAGTCATGGGAGATGGATTAGAGAGCATCAGTGAAGCTTCTTGTCGGCCTGAAGTG GAGCTGGGGGAACTAAAGCAAAACATTGAATCCAAGAAGAGGCAATATCATAATATGGATCTTCAAAGTTCTTTGACTCAAGAG ATTTTTCAGCTTCAAAAACGGTTACAGCAACAATTTGTGATACGACGTGCATTAGAGAAAGCATGTTATGTGCCTTTTTCACAGGATGCTACAATAGAAAATTCAATACCCAAG GCTGCAAAGGAACTGATTAAGGAAATTGGAATATTAGAATTAGAAGTTGTGTATTTGGAACAATACTTACTCTCTTTGTATCGGAAAAGATTTGATCAACAAATTTCAACTCTATCAACCAAGGAAAGAAGATTGGAATTAGCTTCAGACACTAAACAAGGAACATCTGCAGTGCCTGGCAATGATGCTATCTCTGACAAAGAAATTTCAGTTGTGCACTGTAGTAATGTCATTTCACCCAGAAATTCATCTGGGTTTAAGCTTAAGGAATTCAATAACCAGTTGGAAGCCGAAACTGGTTTAGACTCTAGTATTCATCGATGTCACTCTGCACTATCTCAACGAACAACATGCTCAATTGAAGCATCTCCTGGGAACATTGAGACTAAAGCTGCGATTGACTCTTACCATTCTCTACCATTATCCATGTTAGAG CAAGCTCAGTGTGCTAAATCCAGTTCAACCAGCCTGGCAGAGCATCTTGGGAGTAGCTATGTTGATAATGTTCCAGAAACACCAAATTGGCTTTCTGAGGAGATGATTAAGTGTATATCAGCTATATATTGTGAACTTACAGAGCCTACTTCACTTGGTCATAAAAATGCTTCATCCCCTATTTCATTCCCATCTTCTGGTAACGAGTTATCTTCACAGAGTCAGGGTAGTAAGTGGGGATCACAATGGAAGAAGCATTCATCCTTCAATTTAAACTCCACTAACCCTTTCCATGTCAGAGGGTCCAAAGAATTTAGTGGAACTTATTGCTCAATGATAAGGATACAACAATTATGCACAGATagccagaaattaaaagaaattgagTACATGCTACGAAGATTTAG GTCACTTGTTTCTCGGCTGGAAGATGTTAATCCTAGAAATATGAAGCATGAAGAAAAGCTTGCCTTTTGGATTAACGTGCACAATTCCTTGGCAATGCAT GCCTTATTAATTTATGGAATTTCAGCCAACAATGTTAAAAGAATGTCTTCGGTACTGAAG GCCGCATATAACATTGGGGGACATACTATAAGTGTAGACCTGATACAGAACTTCATTCTGGGATGCAGATTGCCTCGCCCAGGACAG tgGTTGCGGTTGTGGTTTCCTTCAATGACAAAACCAAAGGTTAGAGATGCAAGAAAAGGATATGCCATACATCGTCCAGAGCCTTTATTACTATTTGCTCTTTGCTCAGGAAGCCATTCTGATCCTGCG GTACGTTTGTACACATCCAAGCGAGTCTTTGAGGAGCTACAATGTGCCAAGGAGGAATACATTCAGTCTACCATCACCATAAGCAAGGAACAGAAAATAGTTCTTCCAAAGATGGTTGATTCCTTTGCAAAAACTTCAGGTCTAGGAGCATCTGATTTGATGGAGATGGTTAAGCCTTATCTACCCGATTCTCAAAGGAAGAGCATTCAAGAGTTTCAATCAAAGACAAGCTGGAAAAGCATTGAATTAACCCCTCATAACTTCACTTTCCATTACTTGATTTCAACGGAACTAGCTTGGTAA
- the LOC100788129 gene encoding plastid division protein PDV2, whose translation MEEEGIGLVLARATELRLKISNCIQRATSNGPSPHADDDDDEATERLLNICDALEALETQLSSLQVLQQQQQYEREIALAEIESSRKMLIDKLREYKGKELEVINEASTFASETVEPNNDLLLPPYPSHPPYSVSMDKEYLSQIPSVNKSGRNGLITLDPMIEVSNSLSEKEQNHVENGAKNSRKGLGFFITSAAKTMLTVVGVVSILSLSGFVPKLGTRFSVQGWCHRVENERSTTKNGGERSNIQCPPGRILVWENGEARCQVKERVEIPFSAVAATPDINYGCG comes from the exons ATGGAAGAGGAAGGCATAGGGTTAGTGTTGGCGAGAGCCACAGAACTTCGTTTGAAAATCAGCAACTGCATCCAAAGAGCCACCTCTAATGGCCCCTCGCCGCACGCCGATGACGACGACGATGAAGCCACCGAACGCCTTCTCAACATTTGCGATGCCCTTGAAGCCTTGGAGACCCAGCTCTCTTCCTTGCAG GTtctgcaacaacaacagcagtaTGAAAGAGAAATTGCCTTGGCTGAAATTGAAAGCAGTCGCAAAATGTTAATTGACAAGCTCAGGGAGTACAAAGGTAAGGAATTAGAAGTGATAAATGAAGCTTCCACTTTTGCTAGTGAAACAGTGGAGCCCAACAATGATCTATTACTTCCACCGTATCCTAGCCACCCTCCATACTCTGTGTCTATGGACAAGGAATATCTCTCACAGATCCCTTCTGTGAACAAGTCTGGTCGCAATGGGTTAATCACGCTTGACCCAATGATTGAGGTGAGCAATAGTCTCAGtgaaaaagagcaaaatcatGTTGAAAATGGGGCTAAAAATTCGAGAAAAGGATTGGGATTTTTTATAACTTCTGCAGCCAAAACAATGCTCACGGTAGTTGGCGTGGTATCAATATTAAGTTTGTCTGGTTTTGTGCCTAAGTTAGGCACTCGTTTCAGTGTGCAAGGCTGGTGTCACAGAGTAGAAAATGAGAGATCGACAACTAAAAATGGGGGTGAGAGATCAAATATTCAGTGTCCACCAGGGAGAATTCTGGTGTGGGAAAATGGGGAAGCTCGATGCCAAGTGAAAGAGAGAGTTGAAATTCCATTTTCAGCTGTTGCTGCTACACCTGATATAAACTATGGTTGTGGTTGA
- the LOC100789011 gene encoding uncharacterized protein isoform X3: MHETKWRDSGFKQFKFMDPTVSISSRKRPNSDPMKRRVMGDGLESISEASCRPEVIFQLQKRLQQQFVIRRALEKACYVPFSQDATIENSIPKAAKELIKEIGILELEVVYLEQYLLSLYRKRFDQQISTLSTKERRLELASDTKQGTSAVPGNDAISDKEISVVHCSNVISPRNSSGFKLKEFNNQLEAETGLDSSIHRCHSALSQRTTCSIEASPGNIETKAAIDSYHSLPLSMLEQAQCAKSSSTSLAEHLGSSYVDNVPETPNWLSEEMIKCISAIYCELTEPTSLGHKNASSPISFPSSGNELSSQSQGSKWGSQWKKHSSFNLNSTNPFHVRGSKEFSGTYCSMIRIQQLCTDSQKLKEIEYMLRRFRSLVSRLEDVNPRNMKHEEKLAFWINVHNSLAMHALLIYGISANNVKRMSSVLKAAYNIGGHTISVDLIQNFILGCRLPRPGQWLRLWFPSMTKPKVRDARKGYAIHRPEPLLLFALCSGSHSDPAVRLYTSKRVFEELQCAKEEYIQSTITISKEQKIVLPKMVDSFAKTSGLGASDLMEMVKPYLPDSQRKSIQEFQSKTSWKSIELTPHNFTFHYLISTELAW; this comes from the exons ATGCATGAAACAAAATGGCGCGATTCTGGTTTCAAGCAATTCAAGTTCATGGATCCAACCGTTTCAATTTCAAGTCGCAAGCGCCCCAACAG TGACCCAATGAAAAGGAGAGTCATGGGAGATGGATTAGAGAGCATCAGTGAAGCTTCTTGTCGGCCTGAAGTG ATTTTTCAGCTTCAAAAACGGTTACAGCAACAATTTGTGATACGACGTGCATTAGAGAAAGCATGTTATGTGCCTTTTTCACAGGATGCTACAATAGAAAATTCAATACCCAAG GCTGCAAAGGAACTGATTAAGGAAATTGGAATATTAGAATTAGAAGTTGTGTATTTGGAACAATACTTACTCTCTTTGTATCGGAAAAGATTTGATCAACAAATTTCAACTCTATCAACCAAGGAAAGAAGATTGGAATTAGCTTCAGACACTAAACAAGGAACATCTGCAGTGCCTGGCAATGATGCTATCTCTGACAAAGAAATTTCAGTTGTGCACTGTAGTAATGTCATTTCACCCAGAAATTCATCTGGGTTTAAGCTTAAGGAATTCAATAACCAGTTGGAAGCCGAAACTGGTTTAGACTCTAGTATTCATCGATGTCACTCTGCACTATCTCAACGAACAACATGCTCAATTGAAGCATCTCCTGGGAACATTGAGACTAAAGCTGCGATTGACTCTTACCATTCTCTACCATTATCCATGTTAGAG CAAGCTCAGTGTGCTAAATCCAGTTCAACCAGCCTGGCAGAGCATCTTGGGAGTAGCTATGTTGATAATGTTCCAGAAACACCAAATTGGCTTTCTGAGGAGATGATTAAGTGTATATCAGCTATATATTGTGAACTTACAGAGCCTACTTCACTTGGTCATAAAAATGCTTCATCCCCTATTTCATTCCCATCTTCTGGTAACGAGTTATCTTCACAGAGTCAGGGTAGTAAGTGGGGATCACAATGGAAGAAGCATTCATCCTTCAATTTAAACTCCACTAACCCTTTCCATGTCAGAGGGTCCAAAGAATTTAGTGGAACTTATTGCTCAATGATAAGGATACAACAATTATGCACAGATagccagaaattaaaagaaattgagTACATGCTACGAAGATTTAG GTCACTTGTTTCTCGGCTGGAAGATGTTAATCCTAGAAATATGAAGCATGAAGAAAAGCTTGCCTTTTGGATTAACGTGCACAATTCCTTGGCAATGCAT GCCTTATTAATTTATGGAATTTCAGCCAACAATGTTAAAAGAATGTCTTCGGTACTGAAG GCCGCATATAACATTGGGGGACATACTATAAGTGTAGACCTGATACAGAACTTCATTCTGGGATGCAGATTGCCTCGCCCAGGACAG tgGTTGCGGTTGTGGTTTCCTTCAATGACAAAACCAAAGGTTAGAGATGCAAGAAAAGGATATGCCATACATCGTCCAGAGCCTTTATTACTATTTGCTCTTTGCTCAGGAAGCCATTCTGATCCTGCG GTACGTTTGTACACATCCAAGCGAGTCTTTGAGGAGCTACAATGTGCCAAGGAGGAATACATTCAGTCTACCATCACCATAAGCAAGGAACAGAAAATAGTTCTTCCAAAGATGGTTGATTCCTTTGCAAAAACTTCAGGTCTAGGAGCATCTGATTTGATGGAGATGGTTAAGCCTTATCTACCCGATTCTCAAAGGAAGAGCATTCAAGAGTTTCAATCAAAGACAAGCTGGAAAAGCATTGAATTAACCCCTCATAACTTCACTTTCCATTACTTGATTTCAACGGAACTAGCTTGGTAA
- the LOC100789011 gene encoding uncharacterized protein isoform X5 has product MKRRVMGDGLESISEASCRPEVIFQLQKRLQQQFVIRRALEKACYVPFSQDATIENSIPKAAKELIKEIGILELEVVYLEQYLLSLYRKRFDQQISTLSTKERRLELASDTKQGTSAVPGNDAISDKEISVVHCSNVISPRNSSGFKLKEFNNQLEAETGLDSSIHRCHSALSQRTTCSIEASPGNIETKAAIDSYHSLPLSMLEQAQCAKSSSTSLAEHLGSSYVDNVPETPNWLSEEMIKCISAIYCELTEPTSLGHKNASSPISFPSSGNELSSQSQGSKWGSQWKKHSSFNLNSTNPFHVRGSKEFSGTYCSMIRIQQLCTDSQKLKEIEYMLRRFRSLVSRLEDVNPRNMKHEEKLAFWINVHNSLAMHALLIYGISANNVKRMSSVLKAAYNIGGHTISVDLIQNFILGCRLPRPGQWLRLWFPSMTKPKVRDARKGYAIHRPEPLLLFALCSGSHSDPAVRLYTSKRVFEELQCAKEEYIQSTITISKEQKIVLPKMVDSFAKTSGLGASDLMEMVKPYLPDSQRKSIQEFQSKTSWKSIELTPHNFTFHYLISTELAW; this is encoded by the exons ATGAAAAGGAGAGTCATGGGAGATGGATTAGAGAGCATCAGTGAAGCTTCTTGTCGGCCTGAAGTG ATTTTTCAGCTTCAAAAACGGTTACAGCAACAATTTGTGATACGACGTGCATTAGAGAAAGCATGTTATGTGCCTTTTTCACAGGATGCTACAATAGAAAATTCAATACCCAAG GCTGCAAAGGAACTGATTAAGGAAATTGGAATATTAGAATTAGAAGTTGTGTATTTGGAACAATACTTACTCTCTTTGTATCGGAAAAGATTTGATCAACAAATTTCAACTCTATCAACCAAGGAAAGAAGATTGGAATTAGCTTCAGACACTAAACAAGGAACATCTGCAGTGCCTGGCAATGATGCTATCTCTGACAAAGAAATTTCAGTTGTGCACTGTAGTAATGTCATTTCACCCAGAAATTCATCTGGGTTTAAGCTTAAGGAATTCAATAACCAGTTGGAAGCCGAAACTGGTTTAGACTCTAGTATTCATCGATGTCACTCTGCACTATCTCAACGAACAACATGCTCAATTGAAGCATCTCCTGGGAACATTGAGACTAAAGCTGCGATTGACTCTTACCATTCTCTACCATTATCCATGTTAGAG CAAGCTCAGTGTGCTAAATCCAGTTCAACCAGCCTGGCAGAGCATCTTGGGAGTAGCTATGTTGATAATGTTCCAGAAACACCAAATTGGCTTTCTGAGGAGATGATTAAGTGTATATCAGCTATATATTGTGAACTTACAGAGCCTACTTCACTTGGTCATAAAAATGCTTCATCCCCTATTTCATTCCCATCTTCTGGTAACGAGTTATCTTCACAGAGTCAGGGTAGTAAGTGGGGATCACAATGGAAGAAGCATTCATCCTTCAATTTAAACTCCACTAACCCTTTCCATGTCAGAGGGTCCAAAGAATTTAGTGGAACTTATTGCTCAATGATAAGGATACAACAATTATGCACAGATagccagaaattaaaagaaattgagTACATGCTACGAAGATTTAG GTCACTTGTTTCTCGGCTGGAAGATGTTAATCCTAGAAATATGAAGCATGAAGAAAAGCTTGCCTTTTGGATTAACGTGCACAATTCCTTGGCAATGCAT GCCTTATTAATTTATGGAATTTCAGCCAACAATGTTAAAAGAATGTCTTCGGTACTGAAG GCCGCATATAACATTGGGGGACATACTATAAGTGTAGACCTGATACAGAACTTCATTCTGGGATGCAGATTGCCTCGCCCAGGACAG tgGTTGCGGTTGTGGTTTCCTTCAATGACAAAACCAAAGGTTAGAGATGCAAGAAAAGGATATGCCATACATCGTCCAGAGCCTTTATTACTATTTGCTCTTTGCTCAGGAAGCCATTCTGATCCTGCG GTACGTTTGTACACATCCAAGCGAGTCTTTGAGGAGCTACAATGTGCCAAGGAGGAATACATTCAGTCTACCATCACCATAAGCAAGGAACAGAAAATAGTTCTTCCAAAGATGGTTGATTCCTTTGCAAAAACTTCAGGTCTAGGAGCATCTGATTTGATGGAGATGGTTAAGCCTTATCTACCCGATTCTCAAAGGAAGAGCATTCAAGAGTTTCAATCAAAGACAAGCTGGAAAAGCATTGAATTAACCCCTCATAACTTCACTTTCCATTACTTGATTTCAACGGAACTAGCTTGGTAA
- the LOC100789011 gene encoding uncharacterized protein isoform X2, translated as MHETKWRDSGFKQFKFMDPTVSISSRKRPNSDPMKRRVMGDGLESISEASCRPEVELGELKQNIESKKRQYHNMDLQSSLTQELQKRLQQQFVIRRALEKACYVPFSQDATIENSIPKAAKELIKEIGILELEVVYLEQYLLSLYRKRFDQQISTLSTKERRLELASDTKQGTSAVPGNDAISDKEISVVHCSNVISPRNSSGFKLKEFNNQLEAETGLDSSIHRCHSALSQRTTCSIEASPGNIETKAAIDSYHSLPLSMLEQAQCAKSSSTSLAEHLGSSYVDNVPETPNWLSEEMIKCISAIYCELTEPTSLGHKNASSPISFPSSGNELSSQSQGSKWGSQWKKHSSFNLNSTNPFHVRGSKEFSGTYCSMIRIQQLCTDSQKLKEIEYMLRRFRSLVSRLEDVNPRNMKHEEKLAFWINVHNSLAMHALLIYGISANNVKRMSSVLKAAYNIGGHTISVDLIQNFILGCRLPRPGQWLRLWFPSMTKPKVRDARKGYAIHRPEPLLLFALCSGSHSDPAVRLYTSKRVFEELQCAKEEYIQSTITISKEQKIVLPKMVDSFAKTSGLGASDLMEMVKPYLPDSQRKSIQEFQSKTSWKSIELTPHNFTFHYLISTELAW; from the exons ATGCATGAAACAAAATGGCGCGATTCTGGTTTCAAGCAATTCAAGTTCATGGATCCAACCGTTTCAATTTCAAGTCGCAAGCGCCCCAACAG TGACCCAATGAAAAGGAGAGTCATGGGAGATGGATTAGAGAGCATCAGTGAAGCTTCTTGTCGGCCTGAAGTG GAGCTGGGGGAACTAAAGCAAAACATTGAATCCAAGAAGAGGCAATATCATAATATGGATCTTCAAAGTTCTTTGACTCAAGAG CTTCAAAAACGGTTACAGCAACAATTTGTGATACGACGTGCATTAGAGAAAGCATGTTATGTGCCTTTTTCACAGGATGCTACAATAGAAAATTCAATACCCAAG GCTGCAAAGGAACTGATTAAGGAAATTGGAATATTAGAATTAGAAGTTGTGTATTTGGAACAATACTTACTCTCTTTGTATCGGAAAAGATTTGATCAACAAATTTCAACTCTATCAACCAAGGAAAGAAGATTGGAATTAGCTTCAGACACTAAACAAGGAACATCTGCAGTGCCTGGCAATGATGCTATCTCTGACAAAGAAATTTCAGTTGTGCACTGTAGTAATGTCATTTCACCCAGAAATTCATCTGGGTTTAAGCTTAAGGAATTCAATAACCAGTTGGAAGCCGAAACTGGTTTAGACTCTAGTATTCATCGATGTCACTCTGCACTATCTCAACGAACAACATGCTCAATTGAAGCATCTCCTGGGAACATTGAGACTAAAGCTGCGATTGACTCTTACCATTCTCTACCATTATCCATGTTAGAG CAAGCTCAGTGTGCTAAATCCAGTTCAACCAGCCTGGCAGAGCATCTTGGGAGTAGCTATGTTGATAATGTTCCAGAAACACCAAATTGGCTTTCTGAGGAGATGATTAAGTGTATATCAGCTATATATTGTGAACTTACAGAGCCTACTTCACTTGGTCATAAAAATGCTTCATCCCCTATTTCATTCCCATCTTCTGGTAACGAGTTATCTTCACAGAGTCAGGGTAGTAAGTGGGGATCACAATGGAAGAAGCATTCATCCTTCAATTTAAACTCCACTAACCCTTTCCATGTCAGAGGGTCCAAAGAATTTAGTGGAACTTATTGCTCAATGATAAGGATACAACAATTATGCACAGATagccagaaattaaaagaaattgagTACATGCTACGAAGATTTAG GTCACTTGTTTCTCGGCTGGAAGATGTTAATCCTAGAAATATGAAGCATGAAGAAAAGCTTGCCTTTTGGATTAACGTGCACAATTCCTTGGCAATGCAT GCCTTATTAATTTATGGAATTTCAGCCAACAATGTTAAAAGAATGTCTTCGGTACTGAAG GCCGCATATAACATTGGGGGACATACTATAAGTGTAGACCTGATACAGAACTTCATTCTGGGATGCAGATTGCCTCGCCCAGGACAG tgGTTGCGGTTGTGGTTTCCTTCAATGACAAAACCAAAGGTTAGAGATGCAAGAAAAGGATATGCCATACATCGTCCAGAGCCTTTATTACTATTTGCTCTTTGCTCAGGAAGCCATTCTGATCCTGCG GTACGTTTGTACACATCCAAGCGAGTCTTTGAGGAGCTACAATGTGCCAAGGAGGAATACATTCAGTCTACCATCACCATAAGCAAGGAACAGAAAATAGTTCTTCCAAAGATGGTTGATTCCTTTGCAAAAACTTCAGGTCTAGGAGCATCTGATTTGATGGAGATGGTTAAGCCTTATCTACCCGATTCTCAAAGGAAGAGCATTCAAGAGTTTCAATCAAAGACAAGCTGGAAAAGCATTGAATTAACCCCTCATAACTTCACTTTCCATTACTTGATTTCAACGGAACTAGCTTGGTAA